In Aminiphilus circumscriptus DSM 16581, the sequence CGACGCCTTTCTCGTCGCCGCCGGAAGCGGCGCTCTCACCCTGGGCTGCCCGGACAGTCCGGGCATTCCCGAGGACGTGGCGTCCTGCACGATAGTCCTTCCCTACAACGACATCGACGCGGTGAAACGCTGCTTTGTCGAGCACGCAAAGGACATCGCCGCGGTCATCGTAGAACCCTGGGCGGGCAATATGGGCCTCGTGCCGCCCCGGGAGGGGTTCCTCGAATCCCTGCGGGAGATCACGGCCACGTCCGGAAGCCTGCTTGTCTTCGACGAGGTGATCACGGGATTCCGCGTTCCCGAGGGGGGCGTACAGCAACGCCTCTCTCTCGTTCCCGACCTGACCTGCCTCGGCAAGATCATCGGCGGCGGGCTGCCCGTGGGGGCCTTCGGCGGACGCCGGGAGATCATGGAAAAACTCGCCCCGGTCGGCCCGGTCTACCAGGCGGGGACCCTCGCGGGCAATCCCCTCGCCATGGCGGCGGGCATCGCCACCCTCTCGGTGCTCGAACGCCCCGAGACGTACCGAGTGCTTGAAGCAAGGGCGTCCCGTTTTGCCGCGGGGCTCGCGGACGCCGCGAAGGCGGCGCACTTTCCCCTTGTGGTAACGCGACTCGGCTCCGTGCTGGGCATGTTCTTCGCCTCCGCGGTTCCCGCCACCCTCGACGAGGTGAAGCGCACCCGGGGAGACCTGTACCCTGCGTTCTTCGCCGCCATGGTCGAGGCGGGACACCTCTTCGCCCCCTCCGCCTTCGAGGCGCTCTTCGTCTCCACCGCCCACGATGAGGCGATCCTCGACGAGACCCTCGCCGCGGCGGAGCGCATTTTCCGGGAGCTCGCGAAGAAGATGTGACCAGCTCCGAAACAAGGGCTAAGGGACAGTCCCCGGAGAAAAAACAGGGGGGTCCACGGCAAGGACTTCGCTAAGATGGAGTCGCCACAACAGCCAGCTAGCGGGAGAAACCGGCCATGAGCCACCACCATCTTACCAGAGACGAGCGCGAGATCATCGTCATCGGCCTGCGAATCGGAGTATCCCCGCAGGCAATCGCTTCCCGGATCGGGCGTTCCAGGAGCGTCATCCGCCGGGAGATTCCGCGCAGGCGGCGCCCGTGACTATGAGAAGCAGGGCTTCGAGCCCCCTGGCGAAAGCGGTTCTATGGATTCTTGATGGGGCGTCTGCCGCGGCATCGCCGTGGACAACGGCAAAGAGTTCGCCCGACATGCCCGGATGAGTAAGGAAAGGACTTCCGGAGCGTGAGCCGGGAGGAGGTGGATCAGTACGTGTCGCTCCTCGACAACAGGCCACGAAAGCACCTCGGATGGCCTATTCCTGCGGAGGCCTGTCGGGAGCTGGCTCCATCTCCGTTGCGTTTGACGTGACAATCCAAGGAGAGATACCATACCATAGGATACCGGATTTCAAGAGAGGTTCGTCTCTTTCCATGGCTTTTTTCGAAGGAGGTCCTGTTCATGACCGCAGGTTTTCCCGCTCTCCGGATGCGGCGGCTCCGCTCCCATCCGGCACTTCGGGACATGCTCGCAGAAACCATTCTGGAACCCCGCCATTTGGTGCTCCCCCTCTTCGTCGTCCCCGGCGAGGGCGTGGAGGAACCAATTCCATCCATGGAGAACGTGAACCACTGGAGCGTCGACCGACTTTCCCGCATCGTGCAACCCGCTCTCGATGCGGGCGTCAAGGCCTTCATCCTCTTCGGCCTTCCGACCTACAAGGACGCCCTCGGCACCAGCGCCGCCGAAGCGGACCAGCCCACCCAGAGGGCCTGCTCGTTCTTGCGGGAGCGTTTTCCCCAGGCGTACTGCATCACCGACGTCTGTCTCTGCCAGTACACGGACCACGGTCATTGCGGCCACCTCACTCCCGAGGGCGAGGTGGACAACGACTCCTCCCTGGAGCAGCTCGCCCGGGCTGCGGTGAGCCACGCCAGAGCGGGGGCGCACATGGTGGCCCCCTCGGACATGATGGACGGACGAGTGGGGAGGATTCGGGCCGCCCTGGACGAGGCGGGGTTCTCCGAAACGGCCATCATGAGCTACGCGGCGAAGATGAGTTCCGCCTTCTACGGTCC encodes:
- the hemB gene encoding porphobilinogen synthase, yielding MTAGFPALRMRRLRSHPALRDMLAETILEPRHLVLPLFVVPGEGVEEPIPSMENVNHWSVDRLSRIVQPALDAGVKAFILFGLPTYKDALGTSAAEADQPTQRACSFLRERFPQAYCITDVCLCQYTDHGHCGHLTPEGEVDNDSSLEQLARAAVSHARAGAHMVAPSDMMDGRVGRIRAALDEAGFSETAIMSYAAKMSSAFYGPFRDAAESAPRSGDRKSYQMPPGNTREALREALLDEDEGADLLMVKPALTCLDILARLREKTLLPLACYLVSGEYMMLRSAIARGLLDEGTALLEAHRACRRAGADLIITYEALNLARRL
- a CDS encoding helix-turn-helix domain-containing protein, which produces MSHHHLTRDEREIIVIGLRIGVSPQAIASRIGRSRSVIRREIPRRRRP
- the hemL gene encoding glutamate-1-semialdehyde 2,1-aminomutase — its product is MERKRKTNAECFAAAREVLVGGVNSPVRAWKSVGGTPRFFLRGAGAMLEDVEGNVYTDYVCSWGPLILGHAHPEVVAAVVRAAADSPSFGAPSPLEIELALKVRARFPSMELIRFVNSGTEATMTALRVARGFTGRKLAVKFSGCYHGHADAFLVAAGSGALTLGCPDSPGIPEDVASCTIVLPYNDIDAVKRCFVEHAKDIAAVIVEPWAGNMGLVPPREGFLESLREITATSGSLLVFDEVITGFRVPEGGVQQRLSLVPDLTCLGKIIGGGLPVGAFGGRREIMEKLAPVGPVYQAGTLAGNPLAMAAGIATLSVLERPETYRVLEARASRFAAGLADAAKAAHFPLVVTRLGSVLGMFFASAVPATLDEVKRTRGDLYPAFFAAMVEAGHLFAPSAFEALFVSTAHDEAILDETLAAAERIFRELAKKM